Sequence from the Gemmatimonas sp. genome:
CTTCGACGACCTGCGACTCGGCCCCATGGTACACGAGCCCGCTCGGCAGTGCGGTGACCTCCTCGTGCGTGACCGGCACGCGCAGTGGACGTACCAGTTTGCGGTCGTCGTGGACGACCAGGCGCACGACATCGATGTGGTGATTCGCGGGGAGGACCTGCTGGCGAGCACGGGGCGGCAGCTGCAGCTGGCGGCGTTGCTTGGCCGCACGCGGCCGCTGCGCTTCCTGCATCATGCGCTGCTGGTGCACCCCGACGGTAGCAAGTTGAGCAAGGCCACGCACGATACGGCACTGCGGGATATGCGCGCGGCGGGGGCACGTCCCGAGGCGCTGCTGGCCGAAGCGGCGCGACGTGCCGGCGTGGCGCAGCGGCACACGCTGCCGGCCACGGCCATCGCCGAGCTCTTCGGGTAGTCGGTTGTCGTCACGACCGCCAACACCGGACAGCGCCAACTGAGAACTGACAACTACAACTAGAAACTGAAAACCTCCCGGATATCACGTGATCTCCGGGAGGTTCTGAGTTCTGAGTTCTGAGTTCTGAGTCCTTAGTTCTTAGTCCTCAGTCCTTAGTCCTTAGTCATTAGTTCTCATCTCTCACTTGACCCCGAGCATGCCCAGCACCGCCAGCAGCACCCACTGCGGTCCCTTGTAGCCGTCGGTGCGGTCGTCGTACGACTCGTCGAGCGAGTGTGCGCCGCGTCCCACGCCGCCGCCGTCAAGCGTGACGGCCGGGATGCGCAGGTTCATCGGTACGTTGGCGTCGGTGCTCGAAATGGTGAGCGGCGCGTACACGTTCATGGTGCGCGCCGCGGCCAGCGACGCGCGCACGATGAACGACGTGTCGGGAGTGGTACCAGCGGGGCGCAGCCCCATGGTGTCGATCTGCAGTGTCAGCGCCGCCTTGCTCTGCGGCCAGCGCGCCTTTTCCTCCACCACCGCCTCGCGCAGCGCCTTCTGCAGGCGCCCATCGATCTCGGCCAGTGCCGCCGCCGTTTCGCTGCGCAGGTCGATCTCCATGATCGCTTCGAACGGAATGGAATTTACCGACGTGCCGCCCGACACGATGCCCACGTTGAAGGTCACCTTGGGCGTCGTGGTTGCCTCCAGGTCCGCGATCTTGGCAATGGCGCGCCCCATGGCGTGCATGGGGTTGGGCATGCCAAAGGCCCCGTAGCTGTGTCCGCCCGGCCCCTTGTAATGCACGCGGTAGCGGTTGCTCCCCACGCCACCGTTGGTGACGCCAAAGCCCGTCCCGTCAATGGAGATGAACATGTTGATCGAGTCGCGCAGCGGACCGGCGAAGATGGCGCGCATGCCGCGCAGGTTGCCGGGGCCTTCTTCACCGACGTTGCCCACCACCAGCAGGCGGCCGCTGAAGGGGATCTTCTGCGTGATCACCTGCTTCGTGACGGCAAGCACCACCGCCAGCCCGCGACAGTCGTCACCAATGCCCGGGGCAATCAGCTTGGTGCCTTCGCGCTTCACCCGCACATCGGTGCCTTCCGGGAACACGGTATCCAGATGACCTGCGAGCATGAGCGTTGGGCCGGGGCGCGCGCCCCGGATTTCACCGATCACGTTGCCTTCCTTGTCGATGCGCACGTTCTGCACACCGAGGTCGCGGAAGCGCTTGGCATACTCGGCGGCGCGTGCCTGCTCCTTGAATGGCGGGGCAGGGATCTGGCAGATCGACGCCTGCTGGTCGAGCGTCCACGCATTCTCGTTCTGCAGCGCCGAGAAGGCCGCCGTTACCGCAGGATGCTTGGCGAGGCGGTCCACGCTCGCTTCGAGCGGCGTGGGCTTGGCGGCGGCGGCTTTGGCTTGGGCCAGCAACGGGGCGGGCACCGCGGCGAGGAGGGAAACGCACAACGCCGGGAGCATGCCCCCGGCGTTGGTCGCGAAACGGGTGGGACGCATGGGGGTCAACTCGTGATCGTGATGGTGCCGGCGGTCGCGTTGGAGGTCACGGTGAACTCGACCAGGCCGGAGGTACGCTCCCCCCCGATCCACCCGCCGTTGGCATTGAACGTCGCGCCATGATTGGGACAACGGAAGCCCGTGGCGGTAATGCCGATGGTCGTGCCCTGATGCGGGCAGACCATGGAGAAGGCGCGGTAAGTGGCGGGACCGCTGCGCACCACGGCAATGGGCGTTCCCGTGGTGGTCACCCGGGCAATTCCCCCCACCGCGGCGAGAGCGGGGAAGCTGGCCAGCGTGACCGTGACGGAAGTGCCGCCCGGCGGTGGGGCCGTCGGATTGCTGTCCCCGCCGCCACAGGCGGCGAGGAACGCACCGACCGCCGCCAGGGTGCCGGTGGCCACGAAGTCACGACGAGAGCACGAATTGCAGCCAGACATGCAGATCTCCGGGGTGTGAGTCAGAGCTTGATGGACGCGGCAGCCCAGCGCGCCGGATCGGTATCGCTTTCGAACGCCAGGTCGGGATCGACGGTGAGGGTATTGCCGTCCCGGGTGATCTGCAGCCGATCCATGTTGCGCGTGGCGCGGCCGCTCACGAAGGTGCCGTTGGGCTGATACTTGGACTTGTGCCGGGGGCACTGAAAGCCTGCCCCCTTGGGCAAAACCTTGAGCGCGGTATTCTGGTGCGGGCAGGAGAGGGCGAAGGCAAAGACCTCGCCTCCCGCGCGGCAGAGGATTACTTCGTTGGTGCCGTCAATTGACACGCCGTCGGCCGCAGGGAGCGGATACTTCACCGGTCCACGCCCGCCGGGCCGCACCGCGAGCGCCTGCACCGTGCTCACCGGGCCGAACAGCGCCCAGCCGGCCATGGCAGCGCCGGTAGTGAGTGATTGGCGGAGGAAGGCCCGTCGTGCCGTGCAGCCGTCGCACGCCGATGCGCTGTTGTCGGGAGGCATGTTGGACATGTTCAACTCAGATGTTGGCGACCAGCACCCCGAGCAGCACGATCACGATCCACGCGGCGAGGCTCACGTAGGCATGACGCCGCAGCAGGAGCCACGGCCCGGTAACCTCCGGGCCTGCGGTAGACATCTCGATCGTGTTGCGGGCGTTCGTGAGCACCTGCCGTTCCACCCGCTGCATGAGCGCACCGTTCAGCACGAGCAGCGCGATGGCGCCCATCTTCAGCCAGAATACCCGTGACGGCCAGAAAGTGCCTAGGTCGGCCGTGCACAGGGCCACGCCGCTCATGACGGTCAGGGCCAGCGCCATGATGACCACGCGGTGGGTGGCGTGCAGGTCGGCCGCCACCGCGAGATAGGCGTCGCTGCTTCCGGGCGTGGCCAGCACGACGCGCCGATCCGCCCCCACGGCAATGCCGCCGCCGATGAACAGGGCCACGACATGCACCGCGATGACGGCCGTGGGCAGCCAGCTGCTGGCCGCGTAGAAGTCGGCCCATGGTTGAAAGGCGGCCGTGAGGAGGTCCTGCATGGAGGCGGGGTGAGGGGGAAAGAAGGCGCGATCAGTTGCCCACGAGCATCAGCAGCCAGCTCGCGGTCGATGCGCCCATCGAGCCAAGGGCCACGTTCCGGTGCAGACGGCGCTTCTCGCCGTTTTCTTCCGGCTCGTCGGCCAGGCTGCCCGCGTAGGCGAACCCGCCACTCGCCGCGAGGAACAGCACGCTGTGCACGATGCGCCGCGTGCGTCCGTTCGGATCCTTCCGCCCCTCCCAGAGGTTCCACGTGCCCGTGACCGCGTTCGCGCCGAACAGCAACGCCGTGCCCCCCGCCGCATACGGGTGGATGGTCTCCGCCCATGCCGGCGCGTCGGGGCCCTTCGAGAGCAGCTGGTCGCCCGATACGTACGACACGGCGAAGAGCGGCAGCATGGCCCAGCTGAGCGCGCGGTGAATGGTCACACGGCGGGTATAGCCGTCGCTGTACGTTACCGCCTTGCGCGCCCGCCGCTTCACGGTGTCCTGCGGTGCCGAACTCACCAGCGCCACCGGTGAGACCACGGGGCCAAGCACGACGGCGCGCGGCACGCTGTCGGATGGCACGACCGCGAGCAGCGAAGCAGTCAGGAGCGCCGGGAGAAACGACATGGGCAGCCTCGAAACGTTAGGGGGAGGGAGTCGGACTGAGCATCAATGTACCGCCAAGTGGCAATGCGCATGACCTCGCCATCGCGCATCAACACGCTGCATCCCGCCGACCCCAGGTGCCGCGAACGTTCCCGATGCCCCGTCGATCGCCGGGTTCATTACATTCGAACACGATGCCCCCACGCTCATTGCCGTTGATCGCCCCCCGCGCCGTCGCCCGGAAGTCGGACGCGTCGGGCGTGGTGCGTCGGTGGCGGGCTCAAGTGATGTGCGTCACGATCGCGGTCGCCGTGCTGCTCTGTGCCCTGCCGCTCGGTTCCCCGTTGGCCGCGCAGCGTGCCGTCCGCTGCGGCGATGGCGAACGGGTGAAGGCTGTTGGCTTCGAGGGGAGCCCGGCCTTCGATGGGTTGGCCATGGCCGCCACAATCGTGACGCACCAACCCGGATTCGCCACCCGGGTGTTGCGCCTGGGCACCGCCCCGTGTCTCGATTCCCTCGAGGTCCGCCGCGACGCCCTGCGACTGGCCATCCTCCATCGGCAGGCGGGGTGGTTCCAGGCCTCGGTCTCCCCGGTCATCACACGCCGCCCCGATGGGGTGCGGGTACGCTTTGTGGTTACCCCGGGGCGCGAGGCGCTGCTCGATACCATTCGTGTGCAGGGCATGCCGCAGCCGCTCCCTGGACGGCGGCCCTACGATGCGCCCTTGCTGGCGTTGCAGGGGCAGCGATTCGACCGCACGCGCGTCGATACCACCGTGTCGAGCGTCGTGGCCCACCTGCGCGACGCCGGCTTCGCACGAGCCGGTATCCCCGCCAGTCACATCACCATTGACAGCATCAACGCCCGCGTGTCCCTCGATCTCACCTTCGAGGTGGGACGCCGCATGCAGATCGGGCAGGTCCACGTGGAGATTCGTCCGGTCACCTCCGGACGCCCCCGCGTGGACTCGGCCGATGTCGCGCGCCTCGTGGCCATCGATCCTGGCGATCGCTTTCAGGCCACGGCGCTGCTCGACGCACAGCGTGCCCTGTATCGATCGGAAGCCTTCCGTCTGGTCCTCATGGACACGGTCACGCCGGCGACCGGCAAGGACAGCGTCCTCGACCTGCGCATATCGGTGGCGGAGGCGCGCACACGCGCCGCTCGCGTGGGACTGGGCTGGGCCACGCAGGACTGCGTCCGCGTGCAGGGGCGCATCAACGATCGCGGCTTTCTCGGTGTGGGCCGGCGCGTGGAGCTCTCGGCCCGCGCCTCCAAGATCGGCGTGGGCGCCCCAACAGACGTGGCGCCGGCGCTCTGCTCGCAGCCGTTGCGCGATGATCCGTTCAGCCAGCGCCTCAACTACTACGTAGGGGCCACGCTCACCAATACGCGCCTGTTCGGGCTGCCTCTGGTCCCGCTGGTGTCAGTGTACAGCGAGCGGCGTGGCGAACCGTTCGCCTTCCTGCGGGAAACGTCGGTGGGAGCATTGGCCGAGGTCTCGCGCCAGTTCTCTGTCCGCACCGCGGGCACCTTCGGCTTTCAGTACGAGAACGGGAAGACGACTACGGACCCGGTGGTGTCGTGCACCCGGTTCGGCCTCTGCCGTCCTGAGGAGCTGGTGCTGTCCGCCTTCGGGCGCGGCGTGGGCATCGTGAGTACCTCGGCGTCACACGATCACACCGACGATCTCGCCGACCCATCGCGCGGCTGGCGGGTGCGCGGGGAAGTGCGGCTTGGCGAAACGGTGTCGGAGCTGGTCTCCACGGTGCGCTTCCAGCGCTTCACCGGCGAGTGGGCCGCGTTCAGCCGGTTGTTCGGGGGCGTGATTGGGGCGCGGGTACAGGCCGCGGGCGCCTTCGCGCCGGGGGCGGAACTCGTCGATGGTACCCCACTCATTCCGCAACAGGAACGCCTCTTCGTAGGCGGGCAGAACTCCGTGCGCGGATACCAGCAGAACCTGCTCGGGGCCGTGGACTACGTGGTGACCTCGGTGCGCCCGGCCGGTGCGAACGGTGACGAGTTTGAGGTCGCGCCGGGAGCGGGCGGGCGCGCGGTGCCTCGCGGGGGCACGGCCATGCTCGTGGGCAATCTCGAGTGGCGTCGCGGCTTTCGCTTCATCGCCGAGCGGCTCCAGTTCGCGGCGTTCCTCGATGCCGGCACGTTGTGGGAAACGCGCTCCGACCGCTTTGCGTGGAGTGACCTTCGCTATACCCCGGGGCTGGGTCTCCGGCTGGTGACGCCGCTCGGCCCCTTCCGGGTGGACATTGGCTATCGCCCCTACGGCATGCGCGCGGGACGGGCGCTCTACTTCTCCCCCAACAGCCAGGAGGGCGTGGCCGGCATCTTCTGCGCGAGCCCACGAACGCGCGATGCCGCCGGTGACTTCTTGAGCGTCTTCTCCTGTCCGGCCACCTTCAGCCCGCCGCCCTCGCGCAGCGTGCTCTCGCGGCTCGTCTTTCACTTCGGGCTTGGGCAGGCGTTCTGATGGTGCGCACCATGTCGCCCAGGCAGCGTCGCTTCTGGTGGGTGGTCGCCATCCTCCTCGGTGCTGGCGCCGGCATGAGTCTGGGATACCTCGTGGCCACGCGCACCGACGCTGGGCGCCAGTGGTTGCTGTCGGCGCTCGTGACGCGTGCGAACGGCGTCTTCGGCGGCCGCGGGTCCCTGCGCATCGGGAGCCTGCGGGAGATCTCCCCGGGGCGGGTCGTCGCCGAGAACGTATCGCTGGTGGATACCGCCGGCGTGCCGGTGGTCACCGCCGAGCGGGTGATCGGAACGCTCGATGTGCGCGGCCTGCTCGGACGCGCCATTCACATTCGGCAGCTCGCGTTGGCCGGCGTGGCCATGACGCTGCGTCAGGAAGCCCCGGGGCGGCCGTGGAACATCGCGCACATCATTGCCGGGGACACGGCCACCAAGGTCCCTCACACCGGCGTCCGGTTCGGCGACGACGTGCGCATCGATTCGCTGCGGATCGAGCGTGGCGTCGTGACCACGCGCGCGCCGTGGGCGCCACACCCGATCTTCACCGGAGCCGCGCGCGACAGTGTCGTTGCCGTGCGTGACAGTCTGCACGATCTCGAGCGGCTGCCGGATGGGCAGATTTTCGAACGGCGCCGCATTGCGCTGGACGTGGTGCAGGCGCACGACGTGGTGATTGTCGACGTGCAGAAGCGCCCCGCGTCGCTGCAACTCGATTCACTGCGCGGGGTGCTCTCCGATCCCCCGGTGCCGGTGCGGCACGCCAGCGGACAGGTCACGTGGACCTCCGACTCCCTGCAGCTCGTGTTGCGTGAGGTGCGCCTCCCCGACTCGCGGGGAACGGCCAGTGGCTCGGTGGCGTGGAACCGGCCCGGGCCAGTGCGCTTCGATGTGCAGGTGCAGTCCGATGCCGGGCTCGCCGACCTGGCATGGATCTGGGATGCGCTGCCGCGGGAAGGACGGGGGACCGCGCTCGTGCACATGCGCACGCTGGCCGATGCGTACGACGCCGAGTATCGCTTGCGCCAACTCGACGTGACGAGCGGCGGCTCGCGGGTGCGCGGAGATATTACGGTGACGGTGCGGCCGGCCGAGCTGCTGCTGCATGATATCGACCTGCAGTTCACGCCCCTGCAGAGCGCGCTGGCGCGACGCCTCAGCTACGACGCGCTCCCCGCCAACGTGCGTGGCGTCTTTACGGGGCATCTGCTGGCGCGCGAGGGGGGCGCACTCACGGCCTTCAGGATTGACCGGCTCGATGCACGCTTCGTGGACGCGGCGGTCCCGGGGAACGAGGCCGTATCGAGTGTGCGACTTGCTGGCATGCTCTCGTTCGGAGCGGCGCCTCGCGCGTGGGGGCTCACGGTCGCGGATGCCGTGGCCGACCTGCGTACGGTTCGGCTGCTCATGCCAACGATGGAGGCCATCGACGGGGTGGTCCGCGGCCAAGCGCAGGTGCGCCGTGCCGATCTTACGGCGGCGGACGTGCACGACATGGCACTCACGTGGACCGACGCCGTCGGCCATGTCTCGACGGTGCGCGGCGATGCGCGGGTGCGCTACGGCGTGGCCACGCCAGAGGTGTACGCCAATCTGGTGCTCGATCCGCTCTCCATGCCGGCACTGGCGCGCGTCGATACCACACTGGCCCTGCGTTCCCGGCTGGCCGGAACGGTCGCCCTCAACGGCCCGCTCAACGCACTCACCTGGCGTGCCCGCCTGCTGGCGCTCGACGGGGCGGCGGCGCGGCTCGCACTCGACAGTGCCGGTGTGCCGGTGGGGACGTCGCTCGCGCTCTCGGGCACCGCCATGCTGAACGCGCACGACTGGCAGGGGACTGCCGAAGGCACGCTGTCGGCGTTCGATGTGCGTGCGTGGATGGGGCGCGAGACGGTGCCGGCTACCGCGCTCGAGGGGTCGGTACGCCTCGCGGGGCGCGGACCGCTCGACTCACTCGCGCGCGGGCGCACCGACTCCCTTGCAATCTCGGGTTTCGAGGGCGGCGGTGAGGTCGTGCTAAGCCAACGTGAGGGCCCGGCCCGCCCGGCCTTCGATCTCGTGGCAAGCGCCTCGCTGGGCCGCGAGCGGCTGGTGGTGGATTCGGCGCTGGCGCGGTCGGGTGGCGTGCTGCTGTCCGCACGCGGCGCCCTGGCGCGCGATACCCTGCGCGTGGATACGCTGCAGCTGTCGCTGCAGGCCGACTCGCTGCAGGTGGTGCGCGCGCAATTGGAACGGTTCGCCGACATGCTGCAGCCGGTGGACACCGCCTTGGCGGCGTCGTTGCGCGCCGCGGCCGCCGATACGCTGACCGGCGATGTCTCGCTCTCCGGCTACCTGTACGGGAGCCTTGGCAAGGCCGACGCGACCGCGGCGCTGGGTGGGCGCGGGGTGCAGATCGGCGCGATTCACGCCGGCCGGGTGTTCGGCTCAGCCCGCGCCACCGACGTGCTGCGGCGGCCTGCCTTCGAAGCGGTGGCCAGTGTGGACGACGTCACCGGCATCGGGGCGGTGCGCCTGCAGACGGTGACCTTCCGCGTGAACGAGGCGAGTGCCGACAGCGGGATCATGGTGCTGGATGTGGGCACCGACGATGATGCGCATCTCGTCGTACGCGGTGGCTATGCGGCCGACGCCCGCAGCACCACCGTTCGCGTGGATTCGCTGCGACTGGCGTACGACAGCGTCTCGTGGCGTTCCGCTCGTGTTGCGCTCTTGCGTCGTGACAGCGTGGGGCTCACGCTCTCGCCCCTCGAACTGCGTTCGAGTGCTGGCGGGGTGTTGGCCGTCGAGGCCTCCGTGCCAAAGCAGGGGGCGGTGCAGGGTACGCTGCGCGTCGAGCGGTTCCCCTTTGGCGAAGTCGGCGCACTGCTGGCGGGTACCACCCCGCTGGCAGGGACCATCAGCGGGGGGGCCACATTGGCTGGTGCGCGCATGGAGCCGCTGCTCAGCTGGAATCTCGTGGCCGACTCGCTGGGGGTGGACGGGGTGCGGCTGCCACCCATCACCAGCACCGGCAGCTATGCCGACCGACGGCTCGTGGCCCGCGCCGAGCTGCGCGACACGCTGGGCGGACGTGTGCAGGCGCAGGCCACGCTGCCGGTAGATCTCACCCTCGCGTCGGTCGACACGCGGTTGCTCGCCGATGGTGTGGAGGGCGAGGTGCGCGTGGACTCACTGCGCTTGCAGGGGCTGCCGCTCACCATCGATGGGGTGAGCCGACTGCGGGGGCTGGTGGCAGGGCGCTTCGCCATTGGCGGCACCTTCGAGCGACCCACGGCCAATGGTCTCCTCACGCTCTCCGACGCCGGCGCCCGCATCGACGATTTCGGCATCGAACCGGCCGACGGTGCGCTCATGTTGCGGGCCAATGCCGACTCCCTGGTGCTCGAGCGCTTCCGGCTGCGCAGCGGCCGTGTCAGCGACACGGTGGGGGCCTCGGGGGTGCTGCGCTTCGCGGCCGGAGAGAGGCCAGCCAGCGTGGACCTCGCGCTCGCCGCCCGCGACTTCGTTGTCTCGCGGCAGAGTGACGGCACCGATCTCGATGTCGGCGGCGCGCTGCGCCTGTCCGGCCCGCTCAGCCGCCCACAGCTGAGTGGCCGCGTCGTCGTGCCGCGGGCCAACCTTGTTGTGGACCCGCTCGGCGCGCGCACGGCCCTCGATCTGTCGAGCAACGCCGCGCGCGCCCTGCTGGGTGCCGACGAGGTGCCCGTCGCTGAATCAGCGGCGCAATCACTCGCCAGGCTTGGCGCCTCCATCACTGTGGCGAACGCGCGCGTGGAGCTGGGGAATGAGGTGTGGGTGCGAACGCCGGAGGCGCGCGTGAATCTCTCCGGAGGCCTCGATGTCACCAAGAACGGCGATCGGTTGGCGCTCGATGGCGAGATCCGCGCCAACCGCGGGCAGTATCGCCTCGAGCTGGGAGTGGTCAACCGCAGCTTCAGCGTGGACTCCGGGCGCGTGCGCTTCTTCGGCAACAATGCCATCGCGCCCACCCTCGACATCACCGCCACCAACGTGGTGCGCGTGGCCGGCGGCAGCGAGATCCCCGTGCGCGTGCACATCGGCGGCAATTACGACAAGCCGGTCCTCACGCTTTCGAGCACCGATCCGCTCTACGCCAGCGCGCCTGAAAGCGAGATCATCTCGCTGCTCATCTTCGGCGCGCCCACCTTCGCCCTCGATGGACAGAGCCAGAGCACGGTGCGGGCGGTGACGGGCATTCTGCTGCCCAGCGTGGGCGGATTGGTGGAAGGCGCGCTGCAACGCTGGCTCCCGGTGAACACGATTCAGGTGAGCACGGGGCGGGGCCAGCAGGATGCGGCAACGACGGGCACCTCGCTCATCGACAATCTCAATCTCAGCATCAGCGCCGGCAAGCAGTTCGGCGAGCGCACGTTCCTGCGCCTCAACACCGGCATTTGCCGCGGCGTGGGGCAGGCCACGCAGCGCGGTGCAGGGCTGTGGGGCGGCGTGGCGGCCGAGTACCGCATTGCGCGCAACTGGTGGGGGCAGGTGGGCGTGGACCCCGGTTCAGCTCCCTGCACCCGCCCTGCGGGTGACGTGTTCCCGCGACTCCAGTTCGGCTTCGATCTGTTCAGAGAGTGGATTTTCTAGTCAGCCGATCGAAGACGCGTCGCACGGAGGTTCACTCGCGACGAGAGACTATCACTACGAACTCCCAACTCCCCCGACCCTCGCGCGATTGCCAAACGCGTTCCTCGTTCGGAGTTCAAGTCTTCAGCTTCAAGTCTACACGTGTCGATGGCGAAGTCGTTGCGTCCCCCAACGGCCACCACCGCTTGACCACCGTGTAGGCCGTGCCGGCAAGGGCGCCCAGCGTGGCGGCCCACGTGACCAGGGGCTCGCGCTTGCCGTCATCGCCGAGCAGCGCGGCCAGCAGCTCGCTGCGCAGGCGCAGCATCACCGGTGAGGCCACGCGGATGCTGTTGAAGTGCCGGTCGTAGCGCGCCCCAATGCCCTCGATGAGCGCCGCCGTCCGCGCGAAGTACACCAGTTCACCCGGCAGAATGATGGGCCAGTTGAACAGCTCGCGCATGACGCGGTCGGCCACCACTCTGGCACGTTCCACCGTGGCGGTTTCGCTGTAGGCAATGTCCAGCAGCGCCGCCACGAGATCGGTCATCGTTTCCGGCGACGTGCCGGGCGCCACCATGCCCAGGTCGAAGAAACCCTTGGCCGTACCGGCCGCATCGCGGCGGATCGCCGCGAGGATCGTTTCGAACAGCGCCTTGCGTGTGTGCACCGGCACGTCGATCACCATGCCGAAGTCCAGCAGCACCAGGCAGCCTTGCCGATCCACGAGCAGGTTCCCCGGGTGCGGGTCGGCATGGAAGGCACCGTCGCGCAGCATCATGCGCGCGTAGGTCTCGATGAGCGTTTCGGTGAGAACGTCGGCACGCACCTCGCCGCGCGCGATCTGCGCGTCGAGCCGGTCAATGCGGGTACCGTCGAGATACTCCAGCACGAGCACCTCACGTCGCGTCAAAGCCGTCTCCACACGCGGAATGCGCAGCCGCGGCTCGTCGGCGAAGCGTTCGCGCATGCGCAGGCACTGCATGGCTTCGCGCTCGAAGTCCATCTCCTCGCGCACGTGGCGGTCGAACTCGTCGAGCACCACGCGGAACCCCAGCACGTGCACGTGCGACCAGCGCGCGTACACCGTATCCACGATGGCTCGCGACAGCCGCACGTCGCGGTCCACCACGGGCTCCACCCCCGGCCGCAGCACCTTCACCACCACGTCACGCCCTTCGTAGCGCGCGCGGTGCACCTGCCCGAGTGATCCGGCCGCAATGGGCGTACGGTCGAGTGCCTGCACGACGTGATCGGGCGGCGCCCCCCACGACCGGGTCAGGGTGGCCTCGATGTCGCTCCAGGGGACGGGCGGCACACGATCGGTGAGTGTGCCCAGGGCGTGCAGGTAGGGTTCGGGGATGAGGTCTGCGCGGCTCGCGAAGATCTGCGCCAGCTTCACGAATGTCGGCCCGAGCGCCGCCAGGTCGCGCACGATCGCCGTGGCGCGACGCTCGTGAAAGGCCGGGCTGCGGGACAGCGGGGCGCCAAACCAGAGCCAGCGCCGACGGTCCCGAAGGAACGACACCACCAGGGGCACCAGTGTGCCGAGGATGAGCCACAGCCTCGGCAGGTCTCGCCACGGGACCTTACGACTGGTCATGAGGGGCCGGCGCCCTGTTGGGCGAAGGGAGAGTCGAGCTGACGGGCCCTCGGGCCTCGCCGGCACATCTGTCGCCATCGAGCGCCGTAAGCGTACCTGACCGCTGCCAGAGCAGCTCCGCGAGATCCTCGCGCCGGGCCAGGCGAGACGGTGTGACCATGCGGCGCCGGCACCAGTACCGGCCGCTGTCGTGGGTGGCCTCGACGGCACCGGAAAGCCACACGAGGGTGTCGGCGCCCGCGGCTGGCGAGATCGACACGAGGTCCATGACGCCCCGCAGCAGCCGCCCCATGCGGCCGTTGTTGGTGGCGAAGCGCGTGCTCACCACCCCCGGGTGCAGGGCGTGGGTGACCACGCGTGCCGTGTCGAGTCGGCGTGCCAGGCTGGTGGTGAACCAGATGTTGAACAGTTTCGAGTTGGCGTAGGCGCGCCAGCCACCGAAGCCCTGCGTCAGCTGCAGGTCGTCCAGTTCCGGTCGCGCATTCTCATGCGCGCGACTGGAGACGTTCACGATGCGCGCCGGGGCGCCAGGGGCCGCCGCAGCATACAGGGAGGGCAGCAGCAGCAGGGTGAGCGTGTAGTACGCCAGGTGGTTGAGCGCGAAGGTCTGCTCGAATCCGTCCACGGTAAGCTGGCGCTCCAGGAACATGGCGCCGGCGTTGTTGGCGAGCACGTGAATGACCGGGTGCGCCGCCTGCAGCCGCGCGGCGAGGTCGCGCACGGCATCCTGACGGGACAGGTCGGCAATCTCGCAGGTAATGTCGCGGCGGCCGGTGTCGGTCATGATGGCGTGCGCGGCGGCCCGGGTCTTGGCCTCGTTGCGCCCCACCATCACCACCCGGGCGCCCCCGAGGGCATACTGCCGCACCGCGGCCTTGCCGATGCCGTCACTGGCACCGGTAATCACGACCGTCTGGCCGGCGAACGAACGCATGGGCATGACCATGGGTGGAAGATGACGAAGGGAGCGCCGGTAAACGACGCTCCCTTCTGCAACCCGTGGCTGCCGCGTTCGGTTCGCGACGCGCGGGGCGGCGCGTCAGTTCGCGATGGCAGTGATGGTGACGGGACCAACGGTTCCCGACGTGGCGGTGGCGCTCTGGAGGCCGGCCTGTGGTCCCAGCGTCCAGCGCACCGTCA
This genomic interval carries:
- a CDS encoding M20/M25/M40 family metallo-hydrolase, coding for MRPTRFATNAGGMLPALCVSLLAAVPAPLLAQAKAAAAKPTPLEASVDRLAKHPAVTAAFSALQNENAWTLDQQASICQIPAPPFKEQARAAEYAKRFRDLGVQNVRIDKEGNVIGEIRGARPGPTLMLAGHLDTVFPEGTDVRVKREGTKLIAPGIGDDCRGLAVVLAVTKQVITQKIPFSGRLLVVGNVGEEGPGNLRGMRAIFAGPLRDSINMFISIDGTGFGVTNGGVGSNRYRVHYKGPGGHSYGAFGMPNPMHAMGRAIAKIADLEATTTPKVTFNVGIVSGGTSVNSIPFEAIMEIDLRSETAAALAEIDGRLQKALREAVVEEKARWPQSKAALTLQIDTMGLRPAGTTPDTSFIVRASLAAARTMNVYAPLTISSTDANVPMNLRIPAVTLDGGGVGRGAHSLDESYDDRTDGYKGPQWVLLAVLGMLGVK
- a CDS encoding Rieske (2Fe-2S) protein, encoding MSGCNSCSRRDFVATGTLAAVGAFLAACGGGDSNPTAPPPGGTSVTVTLASFPALAAVGGIARVTTTGTPIAVVRSGPATYRAFSMVCPHQGTTIGITATGFRCPNHGATFNANGGWIGGERTSGLVEFTVTSNATAGTITITS
- a CDS encoding Rieske (2Fe-2S) protein — its product is MSNMPPDNSASACDGCTARRAFLRQSLTTGAAMAGWALFGPVSTVQALAVRPGGRGPVKYPLPAADGVSIDGTNEVILCRAGGEVFAFALSCPHQNTALKVLPKGAGFQCPRHKSKYQPNGTFVSGRATRNMDRLQITRDGNTLTVDPDLAFESDTDPARWAAASIKL
- a CDS encoding BamA/TamA family outer membrane protein translates to MPPRSLPLIAPRAVARKSDASGVVRRWRAQVMCVTIAVAVLLCALPLGSPLAAQRAVRCGDGERVKAVGFEGSPAFDGLAMAATIVTHQPGFATRVLRLGTAPCLDSLEVRRDALRLAILHRQAGWFQASVSPVITRRPDGVRVRFVVTPGREALLDTIRVQGMPQPLPGRRPYDAPLLALQGQRFDRTRVDTTVSSVVAHLRDAGFARAGIPASHITIDSINARVSLDLTFEVGRRMQIGQVHVEIRPVTSGRPRVDSADVARLVAIDPGDRFQATALLDAQRALYRSEAFRLVLMDTVTPATGKDSVLDLRISVAEARTRAARVGLGWATQDCVRVQGRINDRGFLGVGRRVELSARASKIGVGAPTDVAPALCSQPLRDDPFSQRLNYYVGATLTNTRLFGLPLVPLVSVYSERRGEPFAFLRETSVGALAEVSRQFSVRTAGTFGFQYENGKTTTDPVVSCTRFGLCRPEELVLSAFGRGVGIVSTSASHDHTDDLADPSRGWRVRGEVRLGETVSELVSTVRFQRFTGEWAAFSRLFGGVIGARVQAAGAFAPGAELVDGTPLIPQQERLFVGGQNSVRGYQQNLLGAVDYVVTSVRPAGANGDEFEVAPGAGGRAVPRGGTAMLVGNLEWRRGFRFIAERLQFAAFLDAGTLWETRSDRFAWSDLRYTPGLGLRLVTPLGPFRVDIGYRPYGMRAGRALYFSPNSQEGVAGIFCASPRTRDAAGDFLSVFSCPATFSPPPSRSVLSRLVFHFGLGQAF